Below is a genomic region from Acomys russatus chromosome 3, mAcoRus1.1, whole genome shotgun sequence.
cagtgTGCTCATGttcacagacccacacacatacataatttaaaatgttttttaaaaattccaaataaGAAGAAGCTTAGTGAAACCAAACACTATCtatgctgaacacacacacaatctttttgcCTGGAGTTCTATATCCAGTCTTAGAAGTTCTCCAGGATGATGAGAGTCTGCAGAAGGTGGGGTACAGCCTATATGCAATGTCACACTATTATACATGGGGGGCTTGGGCATCCACTGATTTTGGTACCTGTGGTGGGTCCTGGAAACAATCTCCAAGGCTACCAAGGGATGTCTGTACACAGTCATAGCAGAGAAACACAGAACTCTGTAATGACAGCCATAACGCTCCTAACTGAATTGCCCCTGGGAAGAGGGTGCAGAAAGGGACAGGCTAGAGATAGAGGCTTTTGTATCTTCACCTTTCTTTGTTGTGctgtttgattattttctctAGCTTGGGAGACCCATGACCTCACAACACTGTAATTGCCTCTTCCTGCCTTTTGAGACTCACTACCTTCTGAGGCCTACCTCCTACCCCTCTACAAACAGACAAAGCCAACTTCTGCTCCCCCAGATTCCTTACCCACGTGGCtggcacacacagggagagactgGCCTGCAGTAGGGAATAATGCAGGGGTCTGTTCTGATGAGGAGGTGCAGAAGTGATGACAGCTCTTGCTAGTGACTGTGGGCGGCCAGGCCACTCTTCCTGGAGTGTCCAGCGCCAATGGAGTAAGCAACTGTCCAGAACACTGGTGTCTGGAAAGCCCTTGTGGCCTACTATGCAGTGGGCTCAGCATCACTCCAGGCTGCATGGTCTCTGTAAcactctctgccttcccagagacAGAGATGCTTAGGGAGCTGGTCAGGGTTTTTGTGGCCTGTGCTCAGAACTCTGAATGCTGGTAAGATGAAGAGTGAAGGAAGATGGGTCAAGAGAGAGACcgaggaaaaagaaaggacacagaCGTGAACAATTGTTTGTGCCTCTTACTGCAGGAAAGAGGAGACATGGAAcaattttgtggttttgttgttgtttgtttgtttccttgttttgagacaaagtctcactatacagcccagaATGGATCAAACTTGCAaagattgacctgcctctgcctcctgagtgctgggattaaggggatGTACTATCATGCATGACtaaaatgttactttttaaattagtttattgtCATAGTCTTTCGTGGAGGGGAAGGCGTGGCAATGGGGCAAAAGAACGGTGgtgctcagctctctctctctctctctctctctctctctctctctctctctctctctaacttaGCCCTGGATGCCAGCCCATCAAATGGTGCTGCATACATTTAAGTTGTATCTTTCTACCTTAGTTAACTAAATCTAGAAATTTCCTCACAGATGTGCtgagaggcttgtctcctaggtcaTTCCAGAGTCTACCGGTTGACGGTATTGCTTACAAAGAAAGTCACTGGCATCTCTTCCTTTGCCGGTTGTTTCCTGCGTGTCTGCTGGGTGCTAGGTAGGTGAGCTTCAGTGGAGAATGATGAGATCAGTGGAGACACTTCTCTTCTGGAACGTAACATTCTGACGGAACAAAAGAGATTATAACAAGTGAACAGGGCCACAAATGGTACTGGGGTTGTGTTGTTCTTGCCAACATCAGTGGTGACACTCACCTTGCTAAATCTCCTGTCAACCTCCCTCAGCTCTGAGATTTTTCTAGAAGCCAAGCACTCTTCTACTGGAAGATTACAGAcactaagaaaattaaatttgataGGGCacgggcatgtgtgtgtgtgtgtgtgtgtgtgtgtgtgtgtgtgtgtgtgtgtgtgtactgtggtaGCTGAGTTTACATCACACAGGAAGTCATGACTGAGCACACCTGAGAAGCAATGGGATGGGGAAGCACAGGCAGTTGAAGGACTGGCAGACAATGgcaggcggggcggggggggggctggggggggctgCCTATCTGCAGGGGATCTTGCTGTAGTCCAGGCTTTTCTGAATCTAGCTTTCCCCCTGAACatccctcctaagtgctggggtcacaggtctGTACTGCTGTGGCTGATCTTCACGTTCATTTTATAATCGCTGCTATGCTGGGAGAAAAGGGCCCTTGGGCATGGGTGGCAGCTGGGTTCTGGCTCAGAGTCACCAGCAAACACCCAAGGATTTGTCACACAGGCAGCTGGATATGCTTTCCTGGATTTTAGGTCAGAGCCAGAGATATCACCATTTGTATGACACTGATGCCCAGGCCTCGGGGAGGCTGTCAAGGAATAAGTGGAGACAGAATGGAAAGGGTACCTAAGGAACCTTCCAGAGCAAAGAGGAGGTGGGAGGCTGTGCTCTCCAGAGAGCCTACACAGCAGCTGGCACAGAGGAGCTGGCGGCTTATGGTGTGGGACATAGCTCTCTAGGCAAGACGAGGCTGTCCTGGGTCTGCTTTTCCCCTCAGGGTATCCAGGCGTGTTACACACTGGGCAGGACTGGAAGGAGTGAAGCTTAGCCGGGTGGGTGGGGTGCAAGCAGGATCTCTGGTCCGTGTGAGTGCGGGAGAAACAGCCTTTTGGCTTTAAGTGTACAGCATTGGGTAGGTCtgagaatgcttcatttgcatgaagaagAATTCTAGGTGCTATCTGGACATGtcataaggagagaggaagtttaacctgttcatgagtggtggaggtggtggtcgCAAGCCTGAAGCAGGGCGGAAGCAGTTCTACTGCCGGTTTCAGGGTGAGTTTTCGGGGGTTTGGGTAGTTTCGACCTCATTCTTGCTTCTGACCGGTTCCCCTAGTTGCATGGCTTTCCCAGCCCCAGAGTACCACCCCCAATACTGTAAAGGTAACTTATTTTCCCGGCTCAATTGTTATCTGGGAGGCTTGTTGCCTCCTtctgctgacctaggcctagtcctggaagcttctagcctccctacgatctaacctaggccttgaatgtgttcagcctctgagacttactgcttaataagctcaccctttcttgttcttactgagcactgggctggctggctcaactcagctgttctggctcaaacttttctcccagctgatttatttaatctggcttctctcttggcctggaattgctctgcttggcctcaaactaactcagcaatctgctctaatcttctggtttattctcattttctggctcattccatcttcacctgagttgtcctggtaaaactgcctgctccctctgcctttttttttttttttttttttctttgagacagggtttctctgtgtagccttgactaacctggacttgctttgtagaccaggctggcatcgaactcacagcgatccgcctgcctctgcctcctgagtgctgggattaaagacgtgcaccaccaccacctggctctctctgtctcttaagtagcttccctttcttctcttttctgtcctgAGAGTTGGACACATCCTATCCTGTCAAAtcttctgattcatcactttgtctgccactcaattagatattactttcaaacatgagtgtttccttctacaaactaattttaccttcgtttaggataaaaggcatgtatcaccaggccgggcatggtggtacatggctttaatcccagcactcaggaggcagaggcagacagatcgctgtgagttcgaggccagcctggtctacaaagtgagtctaacagccaaggctacacagagaaaccttgtcttgaaaaaacaaaacaaaaaaaaaacaaagcaaaaaggcaTATATCACCatacctggatctaagcttttctttacctgatacttgctctgtgccaggctagccttgaacccatatctgtatgcctctgtctcctggattaaaggtgtatttgtattccagccagatcacacagacctagaagatctttggatgtgatctcttgccagaacagccatattCTGAGTTAACATTCCTTTACACAAGAGCATCCCAAAGCCTGGGCCTACTAACTCTTCTGTATATAAGGACAGGTGGAAGGTCATCAATCACTCTCCCTGCTCTGTCCCCAGCTGCACACAGTCTTCTTACTTCTGGCGCACCTGTGTGTGAACCCTTCCATGATGTGGCTGTTTGGGGGTTATCCACCCTCCTGCAGGTAAGTCCAGTAAGCCCATTGGTTCATGAGCTGGACTAGGtagaattgtttctttggtctgtcatggggTCTCTGTCTGTCAGGCTGTATGTGGGAGGAACAGTGTGCGttatatttgctgaatgaatagTCCACTAAGTGGTTCTTGGTGCTAAGAAGGATATAAAAAGAGAGATGAGTTGAAGAGTGCCTGGGGACAGCAAGCCTCTTTAGATGGGCTGGGCAGGAGGTGACAATTGAGCCAAGCTCTGGAGGACAAAGAGGGAAAACCAACTATCTAAAGAGATTTGGGTTgtaggtgtagctcagtggataGAGGGCTGGCTTAGCACACATGGGGACCAGGGGTTCATCTCTAGCACCTTATAAACTAGggatagtggcacacacctacaatcccagcactcaggtggaggcaggaagatcagaatttggggtcaccctcagctacatagcaagtttgaagctgaggccagcatggacgataagcgagggaggaagggagggagggagaggaggagggagagaagtaatttcaaaagcaaaggctgaggcagaaatgaACTTGGCCTGTTGGAGGAGCAATGTGCACATGGACCTTATGAGGTGGGAATCCTGCTGGCCTCAAGTCTAAACTTTGGATCACACTCTGGTTGTGCAGGAAGGCCTTAAACAAAAAGTTAAACTATCAGATCAATATTTAGATGACCTCTCTGAGAACACAAAGAATGTTCTATAAGGAGGCAAGATTGGAAGCAAGGAGAGTGTTTGGAAAGACTCATGCATTGGCCAAGGCCAGAGCTGGTAGGGATTATTTGGAATgggaacagagggagaggaaTAAGCAGACAGGAAAGTTTCGGAACAGGAAGTGGGGTTCACAGAAGAGCTTTTCTCCCTGTGAGATAGGAATGAATAAAAAGATGCAGACACCCCATCTCCAGAAAGCCTATACCCTACAACTGGAATGCTTCTGCTTGGAATAGtagcaaaaacagaaaagctgAAATAAAGACTCATGGGAAGCCATGTGCAGAGAGTTCTTTGGCTTTTTCTGATGAGGATGAGGCATGAGACGAGGAAAACGAAGTGACATCAAtttcaaggaaagaaacacagagaaagaatcaaGCAAATTGCTTCTTTGGTCTACTGGGAAGAATTATCTGGCTGCAGATGACAAAGGCTACCTTCTGGGACGACCACTCACACGGGCACTGCCCCTTTCATAGAGCAACCAAAATGCACACTGAACCCCTGGCCATGAGCTGGCCTTGTAGTGGGAAGCAGGGGTCTTGCAATAACACAgggtgtgctctgtgtgtgtgtgtgtgtgtgtgtgtgtgtgtgtttgtgtgcatgtgcgtgcgtatgggaaaacaacaacaaagaggagATATCAACACTCAAATAAAAGGCCCCTCGGGCTCCTTGTACCAGGGGCTGGGAACAGAGATGCCTTGTAATCCTCCTCATGAACCTGAGGAGCAATCTGGAAGAAACTGCATTTGACGTTGCCAGGGGCACAGACATCTTCTACTACTATCCCTTTGGAACTGTGAAAGGCTTGCAAACTCTTCCCCTCGGTCTTAGCAATTCTGGCAGTTTTCTTAAGTCTCTAAGTTCCAGGCCCTCCTCTGTGTGAGAGGTAAAGTAGTCCCAGGACGCAGAGCCAATTCCAGGCAGCACTACAGAAACCCCACTGGTGCGCATCTCAAAACTCTCCCAAGTGACCTTGATGCCAAAGTGTAGTTGAGAGTTACTCAGACACATCTTTATGGATTTTTGTGGAGTTTGTGAACTTTACCGGATATTTTAAAGCTTACTTATACTTCAGAACTTGGCAGAGAGACCATGAattgttacaggatatttgatcacactgtgaaccccaagattgtgttgtttattgGAAACCCTGTTTctggttgtggtgtggctcagctctagcacacacctttaattgaagagttttctgcttgaattaaataaagttaaccataggtcaagaggcagaacaagcaaCCAGCAGACAGCaagtgaacacaggaaaaaaccatagagagtaagaggaaatcaggaggatggatagacacacaggaagtagaagggagggacattcagtttgaggtttttttgttttgttttgtttttgttttttgtttttggagagggaatgctttctttttcttttgggactttggctgaggaggaaggtcagcaggatgctttctctgcctctctgagctagcagattttcacccagcatctggctctcaagtctttattggtaagaTCAAACTATTGAGactttgttaaaaacaacaatgaatggctcagcaggtaaaggcactggctgccaagcctgatgacctaagtttgatccctagcatggtagagagagagaaatgactaccacatgttgtcctctgacctccacatgtgttctGTGGAATGCTCGCCCACTCACACTACTCTCCacaggaaataaattaataaataaatgtagggccagtgagctggctcagtggagaaagatgctttcttGCCTGACAACTTGACTTCAACCCTTGAAATCCCCAtcctggaaaaagagaactgactccaccaagttgtcctgtgagacacacacacacacacacacacactgttgtgtTGAATGAGAATGGCATCATAGGCTCATAAGTTTgaaggtttggtccccagttagtggaattgtttgggaaggattaggaggtgtggccttgtggagtgggtgtggccttattggaagatGTGTGTCACTGAGGTGGGGCTTTGCAGTTCCAAAAGTTCAGGCTGTTCCAGTACTCTCTCTTCCACTTCTGGCTTGTGGAGTAGGTGTAAGCTCTTGGCTACTGCTCCCGTACTGTGTGTGCCAGCCTGCTGCCACGTTCCCTGCTATGGTTagcatggactcaccctctgaaacaaTAAACCTCTATTAAATGCTTCCTtatataagctgccttggtcatggtgtctcttcacagtaatataaaagtaacacacacacacacgcacacgcacgtgcacacacaatcCTCATTTACAAACCATGACAAAGGCAAACTGACAAAGGATAAGGAACTAACTCTGTGAGAAACAGTGATCATAAAGGGACTAGAATACCAAATGGCTCAGGCTTTCTAAACAGATTGACCAAAAgcacaaataacaaataaagtaaaaattttaaaaagagagagagagaaaattctgAGCAGGGCTGGGATCCAAGAGCCTCAGCTTATCCACCCCACTGACCTGCTCCAGGGGCGTAGGCTAGCTGACCTCGGCTAAGAGCCAGGTTCCCAGCAGGCCCAGGGCTTaatttcagttctctccttaGTCACAACAATTCCAGGGGCTGCTCCAGGCTGGACAGTGTCCAGGGTGGTGTTATGCCTCGAAGCCACCCTGTGCCAGGAGAGAACCAGAGCTCTGATGCAGCTGAAACCATGGCCACCCCTGGAGACAGCTGCTCCCTTGGTCTATCGCATAAGGATCTGCAGCACGGTCCCTGCCTGGCCTCCTCCAGGGCTGCCTGTGCCGAGGCATTCCACAGTGCCCTTGAAGGGCTCTATCCCAGCCTTGAATTTGGGTCCTTACACTTGAGAGGAAGACAGCAGGCCTGTGATTGAGCCAGACTTCAGACCTGAGCCTTAGGGCTCTGGCAGCATCTACTTCCTGTCTCTGGGGATGTTTGCCCTGGGAACCCAGCCATAAAACTGAAAGCTGAGCAGCCACGTAGAGCTGAGGTTCCTGCTGACAGCTGCACTGGCTACACCGTGTGAGTGACAGATGCCCTCAGCCCCAAGTTGTGAGCCAGCCTAGCCTATCTTGCTTCAAAGCAGAGATGAGCTAACCCTACAGGCACTGCCCAAACTGCAGATCTGTGAGcataataaatgatttttaaactgggtgtggtggcgcacgcctttaatcctagcactcgggaggcagaggcaggcggatcgctgtgagttcgaggccagcctggtttacaaagcgaggtcaggacagccaaggctatgcagagaaaccctgtctcaaaaaataaaataaaataataaaaaataaaaaaataaatgattcttaCAATTGTAGGCCACTAAGACTAGCTGGGCTACATGGCAATAGGTAGGTGGATTGTTGATTTTCTCTCCCAATACTTATAGATTTATCAACTGACACACAGTAACATCCTGGTGGGTGTCCTCCCAAATTTTTTTCATGGTTACAGTCTCCTGCAGAAGCCTCAGAACCTGAATGAAATGATTaattgccccacccccaccccaccctggcctcccaacacacacacatcagagacagggtttctctgggtagccctggctgtcctgaaactcactcttagaccaggctggcctagaactcacagagatcctccttcctctgcctcctgagttctgggaattaaaggcatgccaacTTTGTGGTGGTTAATTCAGATTGTCTATTTAGTTGGattaaaggaggcagaggcagaggcaggagttcgaggccagcctgctctacaaagcgaacccacgacagccaaggctacacagagaaaccctgtctcaaaaaacaaacaaacaaataaaagcatctATGCCAAGGGCTTTAGTGAGGTGCTCCTTTGGGTGTGTCAGTAAATTCATTTCCGGAGAAGACTAAGTGGGAAAGCCTGCCTGAGTATGGAGAGCACCGTTCTGTGGGCTAGGCTAGCATCACAGGCTGAAGAAAAAGggtaaaggagaaagccagctgagtatgtttccctttctctgcctcctgatccaTGAAAATAGGGACCGTGCTGTCCCAGACACAAAAGACCAGATcccctgaactgtgagccaaatgagCTAGTCAGAAATGCAAGTCTTTGGGTTGAGCCCAGACCCAAGAAACCAGAAAACTTGGGGGCAGGACTCAGTagcctttaaaataattatttttaaagtgtgtgtgtgtgtgtctgtgtgtgtgtgtgtgtgtctgcaccatttatcatgtggaggtcagagggcaacttaagGAAGCTGATTTTCTTTTACCATGTAGGTtgcaaggattgaactcaggtccccagaaTTGGTAgcgagtgcctttacctgctgagctagcCCCCCAGCAGCCCATTTTTACAAGCCTTGCAGCCAATTCTGATCCATGCATAAAAGGCCCACCCCATTGTAAGGCTCAGGTCAGATCCTAGACTTGATCTCCTCCCAGCCTGTGCTTCTGTGGACTGATGTTCTGTGCAGGTCACTGACAGAGCCTTGTTCCCACTAGACCCCAGCACAGAGGGTACATattaaagacagagagacaaaacaaaacaaaactgctgggGCTGGAACCCTGGGCTGTTTGTCTCCATCCACACACGGGTGCCCGTTCCTGCATGCCGGTACCCGGCCTTGTGCCCCAAGTAGCACAGTGTGGCTAGAGATGTGAGCTGACACCAGCACATTGTCAGCCTCCTGTTGAGCATCCTATCCTAGTCCTCTGTGAGAGGAGGTTGAGCAACTCTGAGATGATGGGAGGTTGCAAACCTTggcttcctgttctcttcctagTTGGTTTTCTCCCCTGCCCAGGGGGAGCTTTCACCTGATACCCATTGAGCGGGAGCCAGGCCTCACTCTCTGGATGTCACATTATGAGCCAGATTTTGACCTCCTGTTCTGCAGCCGGAGGGAAATGAGGTTCAGTCATGTGGGTCAGCATAGGGACTTAACGTGCTGGGTGACTTCTtggcagaagggaaggagggcagcCACATAAGGGACGGGGCCCTACAAAGTAGAGGGCCTCTGGCTACCAAACCCTCCAAGTTCTCAAGAAAAATAAGGCATGTGCCTTTTAATACAAAAGCCTCCCCAGTCTCTAAACATTAACAAATGGTTACCCTTCTGTTCTGAGGAGACAGGCTCTCTTTCagcgcaggctggcctcagactccctcAGTActtgagactggccttgaacccgtGATCCCCTTGCTTCTACCTCCTaggtgctaggactacaggcatgtgccaccctgtcCAGTGGTTGCCTCTTCCCAAAACTCAGCTGCTTCTAGAGCCAGGTAAACACCACTGGATAACATCCAGGGCACAAacagggtgtgtgggggtggggtgtctgtaAATGTTGCCACTCTGTCACCCTGATGTTTCAAATTCAGGCTTTCCTTAGTAGGTCTCTAAGATCGCTGTAAGAGCTCTTAGACCCCAAACGTTGACCCTGACTTCCAATTCTCTGAGTCCTGCTCACTGCCTGAGGGAAGGTTTTTCTTAACACAgctgtgcagggtgatgaatgaTTTACCTCTAACTGAAGGATTCTGGTAagtccctgtccctccccctaACCCCAACTCCTCCATCCACCTGTCTGCCCAGGTGGAACTGGGTTCTCTGGTGGGTTAAAAGCAAGGAGCTGTGGGCCTCTTAGTTGCTGGTGGAGTCCTGAGCCTTGTCATGGCCACTTTTGAGGCTGTGAGTCTATCCCATAGCCAGTGACTAGCTGGGGTGAAAAAAGTGGGGGACAGGGGTCAGCCAAGGCTTACAAATcactttaggttttgtttttgtttggtttttgagacaaggcttctccgtgtagccttggctgtcctggaactcactgtgttagAACAAACAGGCCTCGAACTTggaagcctgcctctgcttcccaagtgctggacttaaaggtgtgtggcaccactgtCTGGCTACAGCTCACTCTCAGTCCTTTCTCTGGTCAGACAATCAAAGCTGAGGGCGAAGAGCTGAAGTgcgaggaggaggtggagaaagaaaagcCACCAGAAGCAGTTGTGGAGATATTCCaagaagaagccagagaccttCCTGGGTCTCCCAGCAGGAGGGACCACAGGGAACGCCCACTTGAGGTCCCTGAGGAGCTACACCCCTTGCAGTACAGGTAGGGAGGCCCCTGGGGGCACCTCCGTGACCCTTGGATCCTGCCTTCCACTTGGTGGACTTACCCCAGTGGAGATTGGAGGTTTAATACCCACTCAGCCAGCCTGTAGAGACAGTTGACTTCCCACACCTTGTGAGGACTGTGTTCCAGATCTTACCTCCTACTTTACAAACTTGTTAGCCCAGGCACTGCAGGCCTTGGACGTGTGGGGGCCTtgaccctcctctctccttcttcccagatgggTTCTGTGGTTCTTCAAGAACGACCGAAGCCGGGCCTGGCAGGACAACCTGCAGCTTGTTACCAAATTTAACACTGTGGAGGACTTCTGGGCGTGAGTGTCTGCCCTCAGGAGCTCTGAGTTGGGGGTCAAAAGCATCCTCACCTGCCACTTTCTCAGAGGCTTATCAACATTTACTGGGAGCTGGGGTTTGGTAGGTTCTAGCCAGATTGAAAACTTCCTAGGGTTTAGGGAGAATCTGGGGCCTGGGGAAAGCAGGAGTGAGGCCTGCTACCCTGGTTTTGTGGCTCTAACCAGGTTCCTACCTCTCTCTAGAAATTTGGCTTAGCCATGGTAAGGATTAGGTCACAActttggcatgtgtgtgccaaAGAGAGCTGAGAACCCACACTAACCCAGGAAGGAGGCCCAGCAGGAGTGTCCTAATGGTGTAGATAGACTTCTCCAGGCTTTCTTAGTTGGGACAGGTTCCCAGAGAAGGGATTCCAGGCAGCAGGGcccttgtggtgtgtgtgtgtgtgtgtgtgtgtgtgtgtgtgtgtgtgtgtgtgtgtgtgtgtgtgtgtgtgtgtgtgtgtgtgtgtgtgtaggggggtgggAAGGccctgggaagaaaggaagtgggTGGTGGGAAGTTAGGGTCAGGTGAACCACATGCTGCAAAGCCTCAGAtctctgtgtgggggtgggggtctttcCAGGACGTACAGCCATGTCAAGCTGGCCAGTAAGCTCTCTTCGGGCTGTGACTATGCTGTGTTCAAGGTAGGCTCTGGTCAAGGCACTGAAGCCTGGGCTCTCCCCTCATGGGCAATGGGGCTGTGGGCCGCTATGGGCGCTTGAGTCTGGAGGGAAGAGGGCCTCAAGGATGCAGCCCAGGTTTTTGGCCTGATTTCTAAGCTAGCATGAACATCAAAATTGCACACGCTTACagttgggatgggggtggggggtgggatgtgCGGGGGGATGCGGGATGGGGGGGCGTTCCTTATTATGCCCAGTCTCATCTTGGAGGTTCTGCCATCGGCTTGGCTTTGAGAGGTTTCTCCAGATGTCTTCTGCCCAGCAAGGTTTGGGGACCACACAGCCAAGCTGGAGTGTCTACCCTAGCCCACAGGAGTTCTGACCCCCAGGATTCAGTAAAGGTGACACAGATAAGGTTGCAAAAGGTGGCAACGGTGAGGCTCAGTGACCTGTGGGATCTTGGAAGGGGCCAGTGTGGGAAGCTGAGGGGATGCAGGTAAGAGGAAAGCAGGGCCTAGTTAAGGCTTGGGTGCAGCGCAGACAGGGCAGTATGCATAGGGAGCTTGGTGGCCACTTCCTTTAAACAAAGGGAGGCAGTTGATCTGCCCTTCCTCACAGGAAGGCATCCAGCCCATGTGGGAAGACAACAGAAACAAGCGGGGTGGCCGCTGGCTGCTCAGTCTTGCCAAGCAACAGCGCTACACGGAACTGGACCGCCTGTGGCTGGAGACAGTGagtggtgggagggaggtgggagggggcgcCAGGGTGGGCCTTGAGAAGGGCAGTGGCCTCCAAACTGATGGAGTGGCCTGCATCCGAGCTGGGACACTTACCGCTCCTTTTTGGGGCCCAGCTGCTGTGTCTGCTGGGGGACAGTTTTGAGAAACACGGCACAGAAGTGTGTGGAGCCGTTGTCAACATCCGCAGCAAGGGGGACAAGATTGCAGTGTGGACAAGTGAAGCAGAGAACCAAGAGGGGGTGCTGCACATTGGGTGAGGGCCCCCTCCACatggtcctgggggtgggggtgctgcaAGGGAGACCTCTGGAACTGCCCATACTGCCTCTGACCTGTATAAAAGGAgcaggaaatttttttctttattatgtatacagtgttttgcagGCATGTATccctgaagccagaagagggcacctgatctcactgtagatggttgtgagccaccatgtggtttctgggaatcgaactcgggacctttggaagagcagcaagtgctcttaatctctgagccagctctccagcccctaggagtAAGAATTTATACCCTAACCACAAAGGGTTCTACTATGGGTACTGGTCTCATGTCTGAGTAAAAACATGCAAGACAGGCGAGGCTGAAGCTGAACAAAAGAACTGTGCCTAGGTTATGTTTGCCATCTTTTGCTTTGTCCCCGACTCCAGGCATGTATACAAAGAGTGCCTGGGCCTCTCTACGAAGACCATCATTGGCTACCAAGCCCATGCAGACACTGCGGCCAAGAGCAACTCTTTAGCCAAGAACAAGTTTGTGGTGTGAGGCAGCTTCAGCCCGCATTCTTG
It encodes:
- the Eif4e1b gene encoding eukaryotic translation initiation factor 4E type 1B, translating into MATFEATIKAEGEELKCEEEVEKEKPPEAVVEIFQEEARDLPGSPSRRDHRERPLEVPEELHPLQYRWVLWFFKNDRSRAWQDNLQLVTKFNTVEDFWATYSHVKLASKLSSGCDYAVFKEGIQPMWEDNRNKRGGRWLLSLAKQQRYTELDRLWLETLLCLLGDSFEKHGTEVCGAVVNIRSKGDKIAVWTSEAENQEGVLHIGHVYKECLGLSTKTIIGYQAHADTAAKSNSLAKNKFVV